CAAGGCGACGCTGGAAGACCGCGACCATGGTTCGCCCTTCTACGACCCGGACCAGCTCAAGCAGTACATGAAGATGTTCCAGGTCACCTTCGAGGAGCGTGACCAGGTGCTGCGCCCGCTCGGTGAGCAGGGGCAGGAAGCCGTGGGCTCCATGGGTGATGACACGCCGATGGCCGTGCTCAGCCAGCGCGTGCGTTCGCCCTACGATTACTTCCGCCAGCAGTTCGCGCAGGTCACCAACCCGCCGATCGACCCGCTGCGCGAAGCGATCGTCATGTCCCTGGAAATCTGCCTGGGCGCCGAGCGCAACATCTTCAGCGAGTCGCCGGAGCACGCCACCCGCGTGATCCTCAGCAGCCCGGTGATCTCGCCGGCCAAGTGGCGCGCGCTGATGAACCTGGATCGCCCGGGCTTCGACCGTCATGTCATCGACATGAACTACGACGAGTCGCTGGGTCTGGAAGCTGCCGTACGCAACATGGCCGACCAGGCCGAGGAAGCCGTGCGTGCCGGCAAGGTGCTGCTGGTACTGACCGACCGTCACATCGCCCCGGGCAAGCTGCCGGCCCATGCCGCGCTGGTCACGGGTGCAGTGCATCACCGCCTGACCGAGAAAGGTCTGCGTTGCGACTGCAACATCCTGGTGGAAACCGCCACCGCGCGTGACCCGCACCACTACGCCGTGCTGCTGGGCTTCGGCGCCTCGGCGGTGTACCCGTTCCTGGCCTACGAAGTGCTGGGCGACCTGATTCGCACCGGCGAAGTGCTGGGCGATCTGTACGAAGTGTTCAAGTACTACCGCAAGGGCATCTCCAAAGGCCTGCTGAAGATCCTGTCGAAGATGGGCATCTCCACGGTCGCCTCCTACCGCGGTGCGCAACTGTTCGAGGCGGTCGGTCTGGCTGACGAAGTCACCGAACTGTGCTTCCGGGGTGTGGCCAGCCGCATCCAGGGCGCGCGTTTCGTCGACATCGAAAGCGAGCAGAAGCTGCTGTCCCAGGAGGCCTGGAACAACCGCAAGGCGATCCAGCAGGGCGGCTTGCTCAAGTTCGTCTACGGCGGCGAATACCACGCCTACAACCCGGACGTGGTGCGCACGCTGCAGGAAGCCGTGCAGCAGGGCAATTACGAGAAGTACAAGGCATACTCGACGCTGGTCGACACCCGTCCGGTGTCGATGATCCGCGACCTGCTCAAGGTCAAGGAATCCGCCACGCCGATCAGTCTCGACGAAGTCGAGCCGCTGCAGTCGATCTTCAAGCGCTTCGACGCCGCCGGCATCTCCCTCGGCGCGCTGTCGCCGGAGGCGCACGAGGCGCTGGCCGAGGCGATGAACCGCCTGGGTGGTCGCTCCAACTCCGGTGAGGGCGGCGAAGACCCGGCCCGCTACGGCACCATCAAGAGCTCGAAGATCAAGCAGGTGGCCACCGGCCGCTTTGGCGTGACCCCGGAATACCTGGTCAACGCCGAAGTGCTGCAGATCAAGGTGGCCCAGGGTGCCAAGCCCGGTGAGGGCGGCCAGCTGCCGGGCGGCAAGGTCAACGGTCTGATCGCCAAGCTGCGCTACGCGGTGCCGGGCGTGACCCTGATCTCGCCGCCGCCGCACCACGATATCTACTCGATCGAAGACCTGGCGCAGCTGATCTATGACCTCAAGCAGGTCAACCCGAAGGCGCTGGTGTCGGTCAAACTGGTGGCGGAAGCCGGTGTCGGCACCATTGCAGCTGGTGTGGCCAAGGCCTACGCCGACCTGATCACCATTTCCGGTTACGACGGCGGTACCGGCGCATCGCCGCTGACTTCCATCCGCTACGCCGGCGCGCCCTGGGAGCTGGGCCTGGCCGAAACCCACCAGACTCTGCGCGGCAACGACCTGCGCGGCAAGGTGCGGGTGCAGACCGACGGTGGTCTGAAAACCGGCCTGGACGTGATCAAGGCGGCCATCCTCGGCGCCGAGAGCTTCGGCTTCGGTACTGCGCCGATGGTGGCCCTGGGCTGCAAATACCTGCGCATCTGCCACCTGAACAACTGCGCCACCGGCGTGGCCACGCAGAACGACAAGCTGCGCAAGGATCACTTCATCGGCACCGTCGAGATGGTGATGAACTTCTTCACCTACGTCGCCGAGGAAACCCGCGAGTGGCTGGCCAAGCTGGGCGTGCGAAGCCTGGAAGAGCTGATCGGGCGTACCGACCTGCTCGAAGTGCTGCCGGGCGAAACCGCCAAGCAGGGCAACCTGGATCTGTCGCCGCTGCTGGCCAGCGCGCATATCCCGGCTGATAAGCCGCAGTTCTGCCAGGTGCCGAAGAACCCGCCGTTCGACGAAGGCCTGCTGGCCGAGAAGATGGTGGACATGGCCAAGGACGCCATCGCCGGCAAGGCCGGTGGTGAGTTCGAGCTGAACATCGGCAACTGCGACCGCTCCATCGGCGCGCGTATTTCCGGCGAGATCGCCCGCGTGCACGGCAACCAGGGCATGAACGACGCGCCGATCACCTTCCGCTTCAAGGGCACTGCCGGGCAGAGCTTCGGCGTGTGGAACGCCGGTGGTCTGCACCTGCGTCTGGAAGGCGATGCCAACGACTACGTCGGCAAGGGCATGACCGGCGGCAAGATCGTCATCACCCCGCCTGCCGGTAGCCCGTTCGCCACCGAGGACAGCGCCATCATCGGCAACACCTGCCTGTACGGCGCCACTGGCGGCAAGCTGTTCGCCACTGGTACTGCGGGTGAGCGTTTCGCCGTGCGCAACTCCGGCGCCCATGCCGTGGTGGAAGGCACTGGCGACCACTGCTGTGAGTACATGACTGGCGGTTTCGTCTGCGTACTGGGCAAGACCGGCTACAACTTCGGCTCGGGCATGACCGGCGGTTTCGCCTACGTGCTCGACCTGGACAACGGCTTCTACGACCGCGTCAACCACGAGCTGGTGGAAATCCAACGCATCAACAATGAAGCGATGGAGGCCTATCGCAGCCACCTGGAAAGCGTGCTCGCCGAGTATGTCGAGGAAACCGGTAGCGAGTGGGGCCAAAACCTGCTGGAGAACCTGGACGATTACCTGCGCAAGTTCTGGCTGGTGAAACCGAAAGCGGCCAGTCTGAAGTCGCTGTTGTCCAGCACCCGTGCCAACCCGCAATAAGAATGCGCCTGAAGTGGTTTGATGAGGTAATGCAATGACTGAACGTCTGAATAATGACTTCCAGTTCATCGAAGTCGGGCGCAAAGACCCGAAGAAGAAACTGCTGCGTCAGCGCAAGAAGGAATTCGTCGAGATCTACGACAACTTCAAGCCGGCGCAAGCTGCAGACCAGGCGCATCGCTGCCTGGGCTGCGGCAACCCGTATTGCGAGTGGAAGTGCCCGGTGCACAACTTCATTCCCAACTGGCTCAAGCTGGTGTCGGAAGGCAACATCCTGGCTGCCGCCGAGCTCTCGCACCAGACCAACACCCTGCCGGAAGTCTGCGGCCGCGTGTGCCCGCAGGATCGCCTCTGCGAAGGTGCCTGCACCCTCAATGACGGCTTCGGCGCGGTGACCATCGGTTCGGTGGAGAAGTACATCACCGACACGGCGTTCGCCATGGGCTGGCGCCCGGACATGTCCAAGGTCAAACCGACCGGCAAGCGTGTCGCGGTGATCGGCGCCGGCCCGGCCGGCCTCGGCTGCGCCGACGTGCTGGTGCGCAACGGCGTGAACCCGGTGGTGTTCGACAAGAACCCGGAAATCGGTGGTCTGCTGACCTTCGGTATCCCCGAGTTCAAGCTGGAGAAAACCGTGCTCAGCCGCCGCCGTGAAGTCTTCACAGGCATGGGCATCGAGTTCCGCCTGAACACCGAGATCGGCAAGGACGTGACCATGCAGCAACTGCTGGATGAGTACGATGCCGTATTTATGGGCATGGGCACCTACACCTACATGAAGGGCGGCTTCCCGGGTGAGGATCTGCCGGGCGTCTATGACGCGCTGGACTTCCTCATCGCCAACGTCAACCGCAACCTCGGTTTCGAGAAGTCTCCGGAAGACTTCATCGACATGAAGGGCAAGCGCGTCGTGGTGCTGGGTGGTGGCGACACCGCGATGGACTGCAACCGCACCTCGATCCGTCAGGGCGCCAAGGCCGTGACCTGCGCCTATCGCCGTGACGAAGAGAACATGCCGGGCTCGCGCAAGGAAGTGAAGAACGCCAAGGAAGAGGGCGTGAAGTTCCTCTTCAACCGCCAGCCCATCGCTATCGTCGGCGACGGCAAGGTAGAAGGCATCAAGGTGGTCGAGACCCGTCTCGGCGAACCGGATGCCCGTGGCCGCCGCAGCCCCGAGCCGATCCCGGGCTCCGAGGAAGTCATCCCGGCAGAAGCCGTGCTGATCGCCTTCGGCTTCCGTCCGAGCCCGGCGCCCTGGTTCGAGCAGTTCGAGATCCAGACCGACAGCCAGGGCCGCGTCGTGGCGCCCGAACAGTCGCAGTTCAAGCACCAGACCAGCAACCCGAAGATCTTCGCCGGTGGCGACATGGTGCGTGGTTCAGACCTGGTGGTGACGGCGATCTTCGAAGGCCGCAACGCCGCCGAAGGCATCTTGGATTATCTGGGCGTCTGATCGATTGCGTCGTGGCTTGCCCGCGACAAATTGACCCGATGGACAAAAGGCACGGCACCCGCCGTGCCTTTTGTTTTGCGGTCTGCGAAAATGCCCGAACTTTTTTCTAGGACTCTGCCATGACCGCCCTGAAGAACGACCGTTTCCTGCGTGCCCTGCTCAAGCAACCCGTGGATGTCACGCCGATCTGGATGATGCGCCAGGCCGGCCGCTATCTGCCGGAGTACCGTGCGACCCGGGCCAAGGCCGGCGACTTCGTGAGCCTGATGAAGAACCCGGAGCTGGCCTGTGAGGTCACTATCCAGCCGCTGGATCGTTACCCGCAACTGGATGCGGCGATCCTGTTCTCCGACATCCTCACCATTCCCGATGCCATGGGTCAGGGCCTGTACTTCGAGACGGGTGAAGGTCCGCGCTTCAAGAAGGTGATCAGCAACCTGGCCGATGTCGAGGCGCTGCCGGTCACCGATGCCGAGGAGGATCTGGGCTACGTGATGGACGCCGTGCGCACCATCCGCCGCGAGTTGAACGGCCGGGTGCCGCTGATCGGCTTCTCCGGCAGTCCGTGGACGCTGGCCACCTACATGGTCGAAGGCGGTTCGTCGAAGGACTTCCGCAAGACCAAGGCCATGCTCTACGACAATCCGCAGACCTTGCACGCGCTGCTCGACAAGCTGGCGCAGTCGGTCACGGCCTACCTCAACGGGCAGATTCTGGCGGGTGCGCAGGCGGTGCAGATCTTCGATTCCTGGGGCGGCGCGCTGTCAGCGGCGGCCTATCAGGAATTCTCCCTGGCCTACATGAAGAAGATCGTCGACGGTCTGATCCGCGAGCACGACGGGCGTCGTGTGCCAGTGATCCTGTTCACCAAGGGTGGTGGTCTGTGGCTCGAGTCCCTGGCCGGCAGTGGTGCCGAGGCGCTGGGCCTGGACTGGACATGCGACATTGGCAGCGCTCGCGCTCGTGTCGGTGACAAGGTCGCCCTGCAAGGCAACATGGATCCGGCGGTGCTCTATGCCAAGCCGGCAGCGATCCGTGCCGAGGTGGCGCGCATTCTGGCGGCCTATGGTGCCGGCAGCGGTCACGTGTTCAACCTTGGTCACGGCATCACCCCGGAAGTCGACCCCGCCAACGCGGCAGCCTTTTTCGAGGCCGTGCACGAGTTGTCGGCGCAGTATCATGCGTAATGCATGTTTAAGGTTTTCCGCCGTGGCATGCAGTTTTCGTTAGTCGAATATAGGGCAGTTGCAGGAGCAGTGCTCTTTCTAGATGGTCGCCGTGATCCCATGTGATCACGGCTTTCATTCCTACGTGCTTTTCATCTCGGGCTCCGGCGACTACTCAGCTACGTCCGGTGCAGCCTGGCTGACTCGCGTCGATGATCAGATTACCCTCGGCACGAATACCTATCGAACCGATGATAAATGAGTGGTTTAGCTGGCTAATAACTAGGTCGCTCAGCCCAACTGCGCATTTGTCTTTCTCGATTGCTTTGTCGATTGCGGTCTTCATGTTCGGGATGCCTGTGGGGAACAAGATCACAGGGTAAGAGTCCTCACCAACTACTCGTGGCCCCTTAACGAACTTTGCAGAGTTGATGTTGTAGTTCTTAGTACTACCGACTGTCAGATCGGCTACTCGAATGGTGCAGCCAGAAATCAATAGTGCTCCGAGAAATGTTGCCAAAACTGCTTTTTGCATAGCTCTTTCCATTTTTGAGCATGTGAGAATCCCATGCGTCCTGGGTTTTTGGTCTGCCAGAATAAGTGGCAGCGGAGCTTAGCATGATGAGCTGGCCTTTTGCCTTCATGCTTGGGGCGAATAGCTACAACATGCTTTTTGGATTTATCGCTTATCCGCAGGTTTTTTGCATAGAATCCAAGGTCACTCAGGCTCAGGGAGGTGTGCGATGCGACGTGTGGTGTTCAACCAGAAGGGCGGCGTGGGCAAGTCCAGCATTGCTTGCAATCTCGCGGCCGTCAGTGCGGCGCAGGGCTATCGTACCCTGCTGATCGACCTCGACGCTCAGGCCAACTCGACCCATTACCTCACTGGGCTGACCGGCGAGGAAATTCCCATGGGTATCGCCGACTTCTTCAAGCAGACGCTGTCATCCGGCCCGTTCGCCAAGAAGGGCAAGGTGGATATTTACGAGACGCCGTTCGATAACCTGCATGTGGTTACGGCCACCGCCGAGCTGGCCGAGTTGCAGCCCAAGCTTGAGCAGAAGCACAAGATCAACAAGTTGCGCAAACTACTCGACGAGCTGGCCGAAGACTATGACCATATCTACCTGGATACGCCGCCAGCGCTGAATTTCTATACGGTTTCTGCGCTGATCGCGGCGGATCGTGTGCTGATCCCCTTCGACTGTGACAGCTTCTCGCGCAACGCCCTGTATGGTCTGCTGGCCGAGATCGAGGAA
This region of Pseudomonas wenzhouensis genomic DNA includes:
- a CDS encoding FAD-dependent oxidoreductase → MTERLNNDFQFIEVGRKDPKKKLLRQRKKEFVEIYDNFKPAQAADQAHRCLGCGNPYCEWKCPVHNFIPNWLKLVSEGNILAAAELSHQTNTLPEVCGRVCPQDRLCEGACTLNDGFGAVTIGSVEKYITDTAFAMGWRPDMSKVKPTGKRVAVIGAGPAGLGCADVLVRNGVNPVVFDKNPEIGGLLTFGIPEFKLEKTVLSRRREVFTGMGIEFRLNTEIGKDVTMQQLLDEYDAVFMGMGTYTYMKGGFPGEDLPGVYDALDFLIANVNRNLGFEKSPEDFIDMKGKRVVVLGGGDTAMDCNRTSIRQGAKAVTCAYRRDEENMPGSRKEVKNAKEEGVKFLFNRQPIAIVGDGKVEGIKVVETRLGEPDARGRRSPEPIPGSEEVIPAEAVLIAFGFRPSPAPWFEQFEIQTDSQGRVVAPEQSQFKHQTSNPKIFAGGDMVRGSDLVVTAIFEGRNAAEGILDYLGV
- the gltB gene encoding glutamate synthase large subunit, with amino-acid sequence MKAGLYRPDEFKDNCGFGLIAHMQGEPSHHLLKTAIEALTCMTHRGGINADGKTGDGCGLLIQKPDQFLRAVAREQFGVELPGQYAVGMVFFNQDSAKAEAARENMNREILAAGLQLVGWRKVPIDTSVLGQLALERLPQIEQVFIGGEGLSDQEFAIKLFSARRRSSVANADDSDHYICSFSHKTIIYKGLMMPADLQQFYPDLGDERLQSAIAVFHQRFSTNTLPKWPLAQPFRFLAHNGEINTITGNRNWAQARRTKFANELIPDLDELGPLVNRVGSDSSSMDNMLELMVTGGIDLFRGLRMIIPPAWQNVETMDADLRAFYEYNSMHMEPWDGPAGVVLTDGRHAVCLLDRNGLRPARWVTTKNGYITLASEIGVWDYQPEDVIAKGRVGPGQILAVDTETGQVLDTESIDSRLKSRHPYKLWLRKHAQRIKATLEDRDHGSPFYDPDQLKQYMKMFQVTFEERDQVLRPLGEQGQEAVGSMGDDTPMAVLSQRVRSPYDYFRQQFAQVTNPPIDPLREAIVMSLEICLGAERNIFSESPEHATRVILSSPVISPAKWRALMNLDRPGFDRHVIDMNYDESLGLEAAVRNMADQAEEAVRAGKVLLVLTDRHIAPGKLPAHAALVTGAVHHRLTEKGLRCDCNILVETATARDPHHYAVLLGFGASAVYPFLAYEVLGDLIRTGEVLGDLYEVFKYYRKGISKGLLKILSKMGISTVASYRGAQLFEAVGLADEVTELCFRGVASRIQGARFVDIESEQKLLSQEAWNNRKAIQQGGLLKFVYGGEYHAYNPDVVRTLQEAVQQGNYEKYKAYSTLVDTRPVSMIRDLLKVKESATPISLDEVEPLQSIFKRFDAAGISLGALSPEAHEALAEAMNRLGGRSNSGEGGEDPARYGTIKSSKIKQVATGRFGVTPEYLVNAEVLQIKVAQGAKPGEGGQLPGGKVNGLIAKLRYAVPGVTLISPPPHHDIYSIEDLAQLIYDLKQVNPKALVSVKLVAEAGVGTIAAGVAKAYADLITISGYDGGTGASPLTSIRYAGAPWELGLAETHQTLRGNDLRGKVRVQTDGGLKTGLDVIKAAILGAESFGFGTAPMVALGCKYLRICHLNNCATGVATQNDKLRKDHFIGTVEMVMNFFTYVAEETREWLAKLGVRSLEELIGRTDLLEVLPGETAKQGNLDLSPLLASAHIPADKPQFCQVPKNPPFDEGLLAEKMVDMAKDAIAGKAGGEFELNIGNCDRSIGARISGEIARVHGNQGMNDAPITFRFKGTAGQSFGVWNAGGLHLRLEGDANDYVGKGMTGGKIVITPPAGSPFATEDSAIIGNTCLYGATGGKLFATGTAGERFAVRNSGAHAVVEGTGDHCCEYMTGGFVCVLGKTGYNFGSGMTGGFAYVLDLDNGFYDRVNHELVEIQRINNEAMEAYRSHLESVLAEYVEETGSEWGQNLLENLDDYLRKFWLVKPKAASLKSLLSSTRANPQ
- a CDS encoding ParA family protein, which produces MRRVVFNQKGGVGKSSIACNLAAVSAAQGYRTLLIDLDAQANSTHYLTGLTGEEIPMGIADFFKQTLSSGPFAKKGKVDIYETPFDNLHVVTATAELAELQPKLEQKHKINKLRKLLDELAEDYDHIYLDTPPALNFYTVSALIAADRVLIPFDCDSFSRNALYGLLAEIEELKEDHNETLEVEGIVVNQFQPRATLPQQLLDELIAEGLPVLPVNLMSSVKMRESHQVCTPLIHLDARHKLTQQFVELHDLLNAS
- the hemE gene encoding uroporphyrinogen decarboxylase, producing MTALKNDRFLRALLKQPVDVTPIWMMRQAGRYLPEYRATRAKAGDFVSLMKNPELACEVTIQPLDRYPQLDAAILFSDILTIPDAMGQGLYFETGEGPRFKKVISNLADVEALPVTDAEEDLGYVMDAVRTIRRELNGRVPLIGFSGSPWTLATYMVEGGSSKDFRKTKAMLYDNPQTLHALLDKLAQSVTAYLNGQILAGAQAVQIFDSWGGALSAAAYQEFSLAYMKKIVDGLIREHDGRRVPVILFTKGGGLWLESLAGSGAEALGLDWTCDIGSARARVGDKVALQGNMDPAVLYAKPAAIRAEVARILAAYGAGSGHVFNLGHGITPEVDPANAAAFFEAVHELSAQYHA